From a single Stackebrandtia endophytica genomic region:
- a CDS encoding DUF397 domain-containing protein gives MTSPWRKPSRSASAGNNNCVEARPIPT, from the coding sequence ATGACGTCCCCCTGGCGCAAGCCGAGCCGTAGTGCCAGTGCTGGAAACAATAACTGTGTTGAGGCACGCCCAATACCAACGTGA
- a CDS encoding DUF397 domain-containing protein has protein sequence MNASKTSPVARHSAAEFSWRRSSRSGGGSNGANCLEAAALSPTSVAIRDSKDTVGDYPILSIPTYDWTGLVTTIKSWRCPAR, from the coding sequence GTGAACGCCTCGAAGACCAGCCCAGTCGCGCGCCACAGTGCCGCTGAGTTTTCCTGGCGGAGGTCTTCACGCAGTGGTGGTGGCAGCAACGGTGCCAACTGCCTCGAAGCCGCCGCGCTTTCACCGACCTCGGTGGCCATCAGGGACTCAAAGGACACCGTCGGCGACTACCCCATCCTGTCCATCCCCACGTACGACTGGACCGGACTGGTCACCACGATCAAGTCATGGCGCTGCCCCGCTCGATAG
- a CDS encoding DUF397 domain-containing protein, producing the protein MSRRPIIWRRSSRSDSAGGNCLEATALPSATVAIRDSKDALGDFPRLSIPADDWAGLITTIKAWNTQS; encoded by the coding sequence ATGAGTAGGCGGCCAATCATCTGGCGACGAAGCAGTAGAAGTGACTCAGCTGGTGGAAACTGCCTCGAAGCCACCGCACTGCCCTCGGCCACAGTGGCCATCAGGGACTCAAAGGACGCCCTGGGCGACTTCCCTCGCCTGTCCATACCAGCGGACGACTGGGCGGGCCTCATCACCACGATCAAGGCCTGGAACACACAGTCCTAG
- a CDS encoding DoxX family protein: MGLRRFTTWRVSAAHALAVMLFMTGTAHFMPASVTVMPNAQDLAAMVPDFVPFPLFTVYLTGVLELAGAVGLILARTRWAAGICLAILFVIMLPANIYAVVENIPLAGDPATPLWIRVPEQLVYIAVALWGTRSASRPAFLARGADRPPLDLKTGEAAIDGPKQTSFR, encoded by the coding sequence TTGGGGCTCCGACGCTTCACCACCTGGCGGGTCAGCGCGGCCCACGCTCTGGCCGTCATGCTGTTCATGACCGGAACGGCGCATTTCATGCCCGCGAGCGTGACCGTCATGCCCAACGCCCAGGACCTCGCCGCGATGGTGCCGGACTTCGTACCCTTCCCGTTGTTCACGGTCTATCTGACGGGTGTGCTCGAGTTGGCGGGCGCCGTCGGACTGATACTCGCCCGAACCAGGTGGGCCGCGGGAATCTGCCTGGCCATCCTCTTCGTGATCATGCTTCCGGCCAACATATACGCGGTCGTAGAGAACATCCCACTCGCAGGCGACCCGGCTACCCCATTGTGGATACGAGTGCCCGAACAACTGGTGTACATCGCGGTGGCGCTATGGGGCACCCGGTCGGCTTCACGACCGGCGTTCCTCGCTCGTGGGGCCGACCGGCCGCCGCTCGACCTCAAAACGGGTGAGGCGGCGATCGACGGCCCGAAACAGACGTCGTTTCGGTGA
- a CDS encoding MFS transporter — translation MPTGTGLSRARLAVTLAFIAHGMVFASWLPRIPALKNDLGLSDGALGLILLAPPAGAIAAMSVTGAACARFGTATVTRVTAIGYTLGLTAIGWGATSTPTLVAALLLAGALVGAFDVAMNSQAATVERAMSKPVMGSFHASWSLASAAGAGIGGVAAQYDVALWIQLLCVGGFALLLVLPFFGALIPDAEPEVTKRRWRFERGLMLLAVVAFAALLAEGAAADWSAVFLSEDQAASAMVAAWGYSLFSVAMFLGRLAGDRLVHRIGRSRSISSAAVVGGIGMAAGLIIAEIAGPGPTGQAAVIAGLFILGLGIAVIVPVVFSAAGDGPGIAMVSNGGYTGWLLGPAVIGGLGEFLGLSVAMWTIPLLAFLAALMAPLGLRSLPRR, via the coding sequence ATGCCAACCGGTACCGGCCTGTCCCGAGCACGACTGGCGGTGACCCTCGCGTTCATCGCGCACGGCATGGTCTTCGCGTCGTGGCTGCCACGCATACCCGCGTTGAAGAACGACCTCGGTCTGTCCGACGGTGCGCTGGGACTGATCCTGCTGGCACCACCGGCGGGAGCCATCGCCGCGATGTCGGTGACCGGCGCGGCATGCGCCCGATTCGGCACCGCGACGGTGACCCGGGTGACCGCAATTGGCTACACCCTGGGGCTGACCGCCATCGGTTGGGGCGCAACGTCAACGCCCACATTGGTCGCGGCACTGTTGTTGGCCGGTGCACTCGTCGGGGCCTTCGACGTCGCGATGAACTCCCAAGCCGCCACAGTGGAACGGGCGATGAGCAAGCCGGTCATGGGGTCCTTCCACGCCTCCTGGAGCCTGGCCTCGGCAGCCGGTGCCGGAATCGGGGGAGTGGCCGCCCAATACGACGTGGCACTGTGGATTCAACTGCTGTGCGTGGGCGGATTCGCCCTGTTGCTGGTACTGCCGTTCTTCGGCGCCCTCATCCCCGACGCCGAACCGGAGGTGACCAAACGCCGATGGCGGTTCGAGCGGGGACTGATGCTGTTGGCGGTGGTCGCGTTCGCGGCGCTGCTGGCCGAAGGAGCCGCCGCCGACTGGAGCGCGGTATTCCTGTCGGAGGATCAGGCCGCATCGGCCATGGTGGCGGCCTGGGGCTACTCGCTGTTCTCGGTCGCGATGTTCCTCGGGCGGCTGGCCGGCGATCGCCTGGTGCACCGGATCGGGCGCAGTCGGAGCATCTCGTCGGCCGCGGTGGTCGGCGGTATCGGTATGGCGGCCGGGTTGATCATCGCCGAGATCGCCGGCCCCGGGCCGACGGGGCAGGCCGCGGTCATCGCCGGTTTGTTCATTCTCGGCCTGGGGATCGCGGTCATCGTCCCGGTGGTCTTCAGCGCCGCCGGAGACGGACCAGGCATCGCGATGGTCTCCAACGGCGGCTACACCGGCTGGCTACTGGGGCCCGCCGTGATCGGTGGCCTGGGCGAGTTCCTCGGTCTGTCGGTGGCCATGTGGACGATTCCACTGCTGGCCTTCCTCGCCGCATTGATGGCGCCCCTGGGTTTGCGGTCGCTGCCGAGGAGGTGA
- a CDS encoding helix-turn-helix domain-containing protein — protein MAEREATLRAAWLGTALAELREQAGLTMRQFGKACSRHAGTISRIESGIQPAKENDVLNYLRICNVTDTDRQARLLHVAAEVNDRGWWEGYKGSVSGTLIDRLWLEERATAISSFETLMIPGLLQSPEYAESIIRLENPEASDVQLRRWLKVRMTRQHILTNHNPSTLTSIIDESVLRRPVGGDDVMRSQLDHLLTLGNNSHIRIHILRNSAGYCGAGAYVVLHLIEPFPVVAYTQTPLGDVCVEGSDAESLEVRYSSVLGKALNAEQSYKVIAEARSTYE, from the coding sequence ATGGCTGAACGTGAAGCAACACTGCGAGCTGCTTGGCTCGGCACAGCTCTAGCTGAACTCCGGGAACAAGCAGGACTCACGATGCGCCAGTTCGGAAAGGCATGCAGTCGCCATGCTGGAACGATCAGCCGCATCGAGAGCGGGATCCAACCGGCCAAGGAGAATGATGTCCTCAACTACCTGAGGATCTGCAACGTTACCGACACAGACCGGCAGGCTCGCCTGCTTCATGTCGCCGCTGAAGTGAACGATCGCGGCTGGTGGGAAGGCTACAAAGGCTCAGTTTCGGGAACACTCATCGATCGCCTTTGGCTGGAGGAACGCGCCACCGCCATCAGTTCATTTGAGACCCTGATGATTCCAGGCTTGCTTCAATCTCCTGAGTATGCCGAGTCCATCATTCGGCTCGAAAACCCTGAAGCTTCCGACGTGCAGCTCCGTCGTTGGTTGAAGGTGCGCATGACTCGCCAACACATTCTCACGAATCACAACCCATCGACATTGACCTCAATCATTGATGAATCCGTTCTGCGACGCCCTGTCGGCGGTGATGACGTGATGCGAAGCCAACTCGATCATCTCCTCACGCTGGGAAACAACTCGCATATACGGATCCACATACTCCGAAACAGTGCGGGGTACTGTGGGGCAGGCGCGTATGTTGTGCTTCATCTCATTGAGCCATTCCCAGTTGTGGCATACACTCAGACGCCCTTGGGCGATGTCTGCGTCGAAGGATCTGATGCTGAAAGCTTGGAAGTTCGCTACTCATCTGTTCTGGGCAAGGCGCTCAACGCCGAGCAGTCCTACAAGGTGATAGCCGAAGCAAGGAGCACCTATGAGTAG
- the argS gene encoding arginine--tRNA ligase: MKPQPVTPLADAVETAVVDAVRRALPDVGGTEPLVRRSDFADFQSNAALPLAKRVGRAPRDLAGPVAESLESADLIADTEVSGPGFVNITLTETAIWDQVAARVAQTSLGLNTPLAGQTIVIDYSGPNIAKEMHVGHLRTTIIGDALARLGEQLGATVIRQNHLGDWGTQFGMLIQYLLEHPEAEWHDVDGDDPTANIAALAVLYRQAQGVFNDDEAFANRARRRVVDLQSGDTETLGVWRDLVEVSTAAFAAIYDRLGVGLTDADNDGESRYNPELPDVVDDLVEAGIAVESDGALCVFFEEFKGPDGNPVPMILRKADGGFGYSATDMATLRHRIRDLKADQILYVVDARQSLHFKQVFAAARRAGWLTDDVDAVHVPFGTVLGPDGRPFKTRSGKTVRLMDLLDDAVAKAGEVIAEKNPDIDPAELATLAAATGIGAVKYADLSTSRVKDYMFDTEQMVALTGDTGVYLQYAHTRVAAILRKAVEAGHSVDGTVDSSLPMSTMERQLSLHLDGYDALLAETMALREPHRLTGYLYALAKAFTGFYEANPVLKAETDGSRTNRLALVRLTQETLRHGLSILGIVAPERM; this comes from the coding sequence GTGAAACCGCAACCGGTTACTCCGCTCGCCGACGCCGTCGAGACCGCCGTGGTCGACGCCGTCCGCCGAGCCCTGCCCGACGTCGGCGGGACGGAGCCACTGGTGCGACGCAGCGACTTCGCCGACTTCCAGTCCAACGCCGCGCTGCCGCTGGCCAAGCGGGTCGGCAGAGCACCCCGGGACCTCGCCGGACCGGTCGCCGAGTCCCTCGAATCGGCCGACCTCATCGCCGACACCGAGGTCTCCGGCCCCGGGTTCGTCAACATCACGCTCACCGAAACCGCGATCTGGGACCAGGTCGCGGCACGGGTCGCTCAGACGTCGCTGGGGTTGAACACCCCGCTGGCCGGGCAGACCATCGTCATCGATTACTCCGGGCCCAACATCGCCAAGGAGATGCACGTGGGGCACCTGCGCACCACGATCATCGGGGATGCGTTGGCCCGATTGGGCGAGCAGTTGGGCGCGACCGTGATTCGCCAGAATCACCTGGGCGACTGGGGAACCCAGTTCGGCATGCTCATCCAGTACCTGCTGGAGCACCCCGAGGCCGAGTGGCACGACGTCGACGGTGACGACCCGACCGCCAACATCGCCGCGCTGGCCGTCCTCTATCGACAGGCGCAGGGGGTATTCAACGACGACGAGGCGTTCGCCAACCGGGCGCGGCGCCGCGTCGTCGACCTGCAGAGCGGTGACACCGAGACCCTGGGCGTGTGGCGTGACCTGGTGGAGGTGTCGACGGCGGCCTTCGCCGCGATCTATGACCGGCTCGGCGTCGGGCTGACCGACGCCGACAACGACGGGGAGTCCCGTTACAACCCGGAACTACCCGACGTGGTCGACGACCTGGTCGAGGCCGGTATCGCGGTCGAGTCAGACGGCGCGCTGTGCGTCTTCTTCGAGGAGTTCAAGGGCCCCGACGGCAACCCGGTGCCGATGATCCTCCGCAAGGCCGACGGAGGATTCGGATACTCCGCCACCGACATGGCGACGCTGCGGCACCGGATCCGGGACCTGAAGGCCGACCAGATCCTGTACGTCGTGGACGCTCGGCAGTCCCTGCACTTCAAGCAGGTCTTCGCCGCCGCGCGGCGGGCGGGGTGGCTCACCGACGACGTCGACGCGGTGCATGTTCCATTCGGGACGGTCCTGGGGCCGGACGGGCGACCGTTCAAGACCCGGTCGGGTAAGACGGTGCGGTTGATGGACCTGCTCGACGACGCCGTCGCCAAGGCCGGCGAGGTCATCGCGGAGAAGAACCCGGACATCGATCCGGCGGAGTTGGCGACTCTGGCTGCGGCCACCGGCATCGGTGCGGTCAAGTACGCCGACCTGTCGACCTCGCGGGTTAAGGACTACATGTTCGACACCGAACAGATGGTCGCGTTGACCGGTGACACCGGCGTGTACCTGCAGTACGCGCACACCCGGGTCGCCGCGATCCTGCGCAAGGCGGTCGAAGCCGGCCATTCGGTCGACGGCACTGTGGACTCGTCGTTGCCGATGTCGACGATGGAGCGTCAGCTCTCGTTGCATCTCGACGGATACGACGCGCTCCTAGCCGAGACCATGGCGCTGCGTGAACCGCACCGGTTGACCGGTTACCTGTACGCGTTGGCCAAGGCGTTCACCGGTTTCTACGAGGCCAATCCGGTTCTGAAGGCTGAGACCGACGGAAGCCGGACCAACCGACTCGCCCTGGTCCGGCTCACGCAGGAGACCCTGCGCCACGGCCTGAGCATTCTGGGAATCGTTGCGCCCGAACGGATGTGA
- a CDS encoding DUF4246 domain-containing protein has protein sequence MRPCHSARLSFRHTDTERRDMTGQTAFPLPFHGAHSAAEPRALRELQMMRCSALIREKSDWFVKMTDPDIVSKWTQEAVDQGMTKAQVRYVLAELAHYATLRDPQTGIEVADVDGVWRSDTLIEDDLRSRLCEAVRALEDVPDEEKDWHPGSDEQVLDLVHPSLFCLVKDVSGAPERAWQSPTTARWSKYEFSEKFQWLPTDVDVDSDGGVSFRSYVNNVHPEKHRDLVEVLPDVMSRMIPLWEKVITDLRNPRPLRIVPDPFGWYPDEPDIGEDVDAWSEWREDRHPVLPDAPEFDASTLPEHAHQVSLRGRRLQVIVKLANIHLTPDKPEYPGGSWHVEGMLNERIVSTGIYYWDSENTTESRLGFRTAVEDPTYEQNDDEGMREVYGLENEEALNQELGSVATPAGRCLAFPNVLQHRVASFRLADPAKPGHRKILVFFLVDPSKRIMSTSDIPPQQPWSKASTMTLEEAKIYREQLMQERKFFTTEHNEELYEREFSLCEH, from the coding sequence ATCCGGCCTTGTCACAGCGCTCGATTATCCTTCCGGCACACCGATACCGAGAGACGAGACATGACCGGCCAGACTGCTTTTCCACTCCCCTTTCACGGCGCCCACTCCGCGGCGGAACCGAGAGCATTGCGCGAGCTGCAGATGATGAGGTGCAGCGCCCTGATCCGCGAGAAGTCGGACTGGTTCGTCAAGATGACCGACCCCGACATCGTGTCCAAGTGGACGCAGGAGGCCGTTGACCAGGGCATGACCAAGGCCCAGGTCCGCTACGTGCTGGCAGAACTGGCGCACTACGCCACGCTGCGGGATCCGCAGACCGGTATCGAGGTAGCCGATGTGGACGGAGTCTGGCGGTCGGACACCCTCATCGAGGACGACTTGCGGTCTCGGCTGTGTGAGGCGGTTCGGGCATTGGAGGACGTCCCGGACGAGGAGAAGGACTGGCACCCCGGTTCGGACGAGCAGGTGCTCGATCTGGTGCATCCCTCACTGTTCTGCCTGGTGAAGGACGTCAGTGGGGCGCCTGAACGGGCTTGGCAGTCTCCCACCACCGCACGGTGGTCCAAGTATGAGTTCTCTGAGAAGTTCCAGTGGCTGCCCACCGACGTCGACGTCGATTCCGACGGTGGTGTCTCCTTCCGGTCCTATGTCAACAACGTCCATCCGGAGAAGCATCGCGACCTCGTCGAGGTACTACCCGACGTGATGTCACGAATGATCCCATTGTGGGAGAAGGTGATCACCGACCTGAGGAATCCGCGACCACTTCGGATCGTTCCGGATCCATTCGGTTGGTACCCCGACGAACCCGACATCGGCGAGGATGTGGATGCCTGGTCCGAATGGCGGGAAGACCGTCATCCGGTCCTCCCCGACGCTCCGGAGTTCGATGCATCGACGTTGCCGGAGCACGCGCATCAAGTCAGCTTGCGCGGTCGACGCCTGCAGGTGATCGTCAAGCTCGCCAACATCCATTTGACGCCGGACAAGCCCGAGTACCCGGGCGGCTCCTGGCACGTGGAGGGGATGCTCAACGAACGGATCGTGTCGACCGGCATCTACTACTGGGACAGTGAGAACACGACCGAGAGCCGCCTCGGTTTCCGCACCGCAGTCGAGGATCCGACCTACGAACAGAACGACGATGAGGGCATGCGGGAGGTTTACGGGCTGGAAAACGAGGAGGCGTTGAACCAGGAGCTTGGTTCGGTCGCCACTCCTGCCGGTCGGTGCCTGGCGTTCCCCAACGTGCTGCAACACCGGGTCGCCTCCTTCCGCCTCGCCGACCCTGCCAAACCCGGTCACCGCAAGATCCTGGTGTTCTTCCTGGTCGACCCGTCGAAGCGGATCATGTCAACATCGGACATCCCTCCGCAGCAGCCGTGGTCCAAGGCCAGCACCATGACGTTGGAAGAGGCCAAGATCTACCGCGAACAACTCATGCAGGAGCGCAAGTTCTTCACCACCGAACACAACGAGGAGCTGTACGAACGAGAGTTCTCGTTGTGTGAGCACTGA
- a CDS encoding alpha/beta fold hydrolase — MTSGNPANFILIHGGGSSSWDWHRVAPLLRERGHHVVAVDLPIEDDANGMSEYADAVVAECRGLSNLVIVGHSFGGQIAPVVCSRVEADLLVYLSGMVPLPGESFAQWWSTTGHDALNITLDTRQQEIDVFMNDLSPELVAEAFEHARDHAFARAGEPSPLTEQPDVPTRFILCRDDRFFPPEFMRPLVAERLGLTPDEIDGGHLAALSNPRGVADRLDRYWSELAG, encoded by the coding sequence ATGACCTCGGGCAATCCCGCCAACTTCATCCTCATCCACGGGGGCGGCAGCAGCTCGTGGGATTGGCATCGGGTGGCCCCGCTACTGCGAGAGCGCGGCCACCACGTCGTCGCGGTGGATCTGCCCATCGAAGATGACGCGAATGGCATGTCTGAATACGCCGATGCCGTCGTCGCCGAATGCAGAGGACTGTCCAATCTGGTAATCGTCGGGCACTCCTTCGGTGGTCAGATCGCGCCGGTCGTGTGTTCACGCGTGGAAGCCGATCTGCTGGTCTATCTGTCCGGAATGGTGCCGCTGCCCGGTGAATCCTTCGCGCAGTGGTGGAGCACCACCGGACATGACGCCCTGAATATCACATTGGACACCCGGCAGCAGGAGATCGACGTATTCATGAACGACCTGTCGCCCGAACTAGTGGCCGAGGCGTTCGAACACGCCCGCGACCACGCCTTCGCCCGAGCCGGCGAACCATCCCCACTCACCGAACAGCCCGATGTACCGACTCGGTTCATACTGTGCCGCGACGACCGGTTCTTTCCGCCCGAGTTCATGCGACCGTTGGTCGCCGAGCGACTGGGGCTGACCCCCGACGAGATCGACGGCGGCCACCTGGCGGCGTTGAGCAACCCTCGGGGAGTCGCCGACCGGCTCGACCGTTACTGGAGTGAGCTGGCGGGATGA
- a CDS encoding PrsW family intramembrane metalloprotease: protein MTAPVALASSPQHVFYQPRRPMFWVYVGLMSIGGFNLAMLLFKYLELAPIALAISMVINAVLAWLFLKLINWIDLFEREPLSLLVAGMGWGGIVATGFAIHANDQLITAVMKLDLDDWGAAIAAPIDEELLKLIGVIVVMVIGRAYIHRAMDGLILGMMCGVGFEVVENILYGVQSAIADVNSDVAAAVTTGLARLTFGVGGHLIFTGISGFGVGYVMTRRDKSILNRFGVAFGLFAVAWGLHFLWDAPFEGLITGPLLKYPILLIAIFLLYRYAIRREWDWFSRTMAGQPDEVITKNEITAMRTLRGRRKARRKARRDGGMLKKRQLRYLQDAQLGLAIALDRSDDPDKDPAVAARREDIMVAREALTQPLTRYRH, encoded by the coding sequence ATGACCGCACCGGTGGCATTGGCGTCCTCTCCGCAACATGTGTTCTACCAACCCCGTCGCCCCATGTTCTGGGTGTACGTGGGTCTGATGTCCATCGGCGGGTTCAACCTCGCCATGCTGCTGTTCAAATACCTCGAACTGGCGCCGATCGCGCTGGCGATCTCGATGGTCATCAACGCGGTGCTCGCCTGGCTGTTCCTCAAGCTGATCAACTGGATCGACCTGTTCGAGCGAGAGCCACTGTCCCTTCTGGTAGCCGGAATGGGTTGGGGCGGGATCGTGGCGACCGGCTTCGCCATCCACGCCAACGACCAGTTGATAACCGCCGTGATGAAACTCGACCTCGACGACTGGGGCGCCGCGATCGCCGCACCCATCGACGAGGAACTGCTGAAACTCATCGGCGTCATCGTCGTCATGGTCATCGGTCGGGCCTACATCCACCGGGCCATGGACGGTCTGATCCTCGGCATGATGTGCGGCGTCGGATTCGAGGTCGTCGAGAACATCCTCTACGGCGTCCAGTCGGCGATCGCCGACGTCAACAGTGACGTGGCGGCAGCCGTGACCACGGGCCTGGCCAGGCTCACCTTCGGCGTCGGCGGACATCTCATCTTCACGGGTATCTCCGGCTTCGGAGTCGGCTACGTCATGACCCGACGAGACAAGTCGATCCTCAACCGATTCGGTGTCGCCTTCGGGTTGTTCGCGGTCGCGTGGGGACTGCACTTCCTGTGGGACGCCCCGTTCGAGGGCTTGATCACCGGGCCGCTGTTGAAGTACCCGATCCTGCTGATCGCGATCTTCCTGTTGTACCGCTACGCCATCCGCCGCGAATGGGACTGGTTCTCGCGGACCATGGCGGGCCAACCGGACGAGGTCATCACCAAGAACGAGATCACCGCGATGCGCACGTTGCGCGGTCGCCGCAAGGCCCGCCGAAAGGCCAGACGCGACGGCGGCATGCTGAAGAAACGCCAACTGCGGTACCTGCAGGACGCCCAGCTGGGTTTGGCGATCGCGCTGGATCGCAGCGACGACCCCGACAAGGACCCGGCGGTGGCGGCCCGGCGGGAGGACATCATGGTGGCCAGGGAGGCGCTGACCCAACCCCTGACCAGGTATCGGCACTGA
- a CDS encoding YciI family protein, producing the protein MTTFIAIGYGDSAGYDKTDQQIRDAAHEHDARLRQRGAIMGIAGAPIQVRNHDGDRVVTTDGPFLRSELPIAGFTVIEADTVEEAVSLASKTPCAVAHGVVEVWPLQTT; encoded by the coding sequence ATGACCACTTTCATCGCCATCGGCTACGGCGACAGCGCCGGATACGATAAGACCGATCAGCAAATCAGAGACGCCGCGCACGAGCACGACGCCCGGCTGCGACAGCGGGGCGCGATCATGGGGATCGCGGGAGCCCCGATACAGGTACGCAACCACGATGGAGACCGCGTCGTCACGACTGACGGGCCGTTCCTTCGTTCCGAGCTCCCGATCGCCGGATTCACCGTCATCGAGGCCGACACCGTGGAGGAAGCGGTAAGTCTCGCGTCCAAGACGCCGTGCGCCGTAGCTCATGGTGTCGTCGAAGTGTGGCCGCTGCAAACCACCTGA
- a CDS encoding DUF397 domain-containing protein — protein sequence MTGTHWRRSTRSGGGECVEAAALSPASVAIRDSKDTLGDFPRLSIPANDWTGLITTIKAWNLDL from the coding sequence GTGACCGGTACCCATTGGCGTCGCAGTACTCGCAGCGGAGGTGGCGAATGCGTCGAAGCCGCCGCACTCTCGCCGGCTTCAGTGGCCATTAGAGACTCAAAGGACACCCTAGGCGACTTCCCCCGCCTATCCATCCCCGCAAACGACTGGACCGGCCTCATCACCACGATCAAGGCCTGGAACCTCGATCTTTAG
- a CDS encoding DinB family protein, translating to MSVPPRMQPLLAQLDMSLELSLQRMDGLTDAEFWWPPGPDSATVERDESGRLRILPSPVDTPHPRTIVLLVGHLIGMAVLRTDYTTGDHRMTTEDVDWPDTADIGIEFLRDSWADWRGALASLRDDELDVIGRCDYPDGLDPTLPVLDIAWWMNRELIHHTAEIAFIRDLYARRL from the coding sequence ATGAGCGTGCCACCACGGATGCAACCACTGCTCGCCCAGCTGGACATGTCGCTGGAACTGTCGTTGCAACGCATGGACGGCCTGACCGATGCGGAGTTCTGGTGGCCGCCCGGTCCGGATTCCGCCACCGTCGAACGCGACGAGTCCGGTCGACTCCGAATCCTGCCGTCGCCGGTCGACACCCCACACCCTCGCACGATCGTGCTGCTGGTGGGGCACCTGATCGGCATGGCCGTCCTGCGCACCGACTACACCACCGGTGACCATCGAATGACCACTGAGGACGTTGACTGGCCCGACACGGCCGACATCGGGATCGAGTTCCTGCGCGACAGCTGGGCGGACTGGCGAGGTGCCCTGGCCAGTCTGCGAGACGACGAACTCGACGTCATCGGCCGCTGCGACTACCCCGACGGCCTCGACCCGACCCTGCCCGTTCTCGATATCGCCTGGTGGATGAACCGAGAACTGATCCACCACACCGCCGAGATCGCTTTCATCCGAGACCTCTACGCCCGGAGGTTGTGA
- a CDS encoding VOC family protein — MSVRRIVPDFRSADVRASAEFYSGLLGLEPVMDHGWIVTLADPDDPARQLSVASHDESAAVVPDVSIEVDNVDATYRLAQQMGAEIVHPLTDEPWGVRRFFVKGPDGHVLNILGHP, encoded by the coding sequence ATGTCCGTACGTCGAATCGTCCCCGACTTCCGCAGCGCCGATGTGCGTGCCTCCGCCGAGTTCTACTCCGGTCTCCTGGGCCTGGAACCGGTGATGGACCACGGATGGATCGTCACGCTTGCCGATCCGGACGACCCGGCACGGCAGCTGAGCGTGGCATCGCACGACGAATCCGCTGCGGTCGTGCCGGACGTGTCGATCGAGGTCGATAATGTCGATGCGACGTATCGGCTGGCACAGCAGATGGGTGCGGAGATCGTGCATCCCCTGACGGATGAGCCGTGGGGCGTGCGGCGGTTCTTCGTGAAGGGCCCCGACGGTCACGTGCTCAACATCCTCGGCCATCCCTGA